The following proteins are encoded in a genomic region of Chryseobacterium cucumeris:
- the infB gene encoding translation initiation factor IF-2: MPKIRLNKAVKEFNISMSRLVEFLQSRGFEVESNPNAQLEEAAYSALEAEFAKDGEQRKASHEVVITKVPEEKLEIEEKKTPEVIRAKANKPETRILGKIDLEPKKPEAEEAPAAPAVPVAPVATPVEEKKEEIVKEEQPEVKAAPEKQEFKVLDKIDLSQIESRNRPVKKDKPKMEEKKEEVKPVETVKETPKPVVAEEKKVETPKTEAEPESQEPQKIETVYQKLDGPKIVGEKIDLTQFAPKPGAGAKKKRKRIEKPGQNNQQGQGNNQNSGNNNQGGQGQGNRQNNNGGQGGNRQGQGGQGNRPQGQGGQGGNRFGNNQGGGNRQGQGGGFKKGGQNNRPGQRVMPVELTDEQVKNQIKETLEKLTNKGGKSKSAKHRKDKRTFRREQDERQQELEAQDRTLKVTEFITVGELASLMNVSPTEVISACFSLGVMVTMNQRLEADTLLLVADEFGYKIEFSDADLEDTDAEDEVDTEESLLQRAPVVTVMGHVDHGKTSLLDYIRKTNVIAGESGGITQHIGAYNVKLENGQRITFLDTPGHEAFTAMRARGAQITDIAIIVIAADDDVMPQTKEAIAHAQAAGVPMIIAINKVDKPNANPDNIRQQLSGLNPPVLVEEWGGNVQAQEISAKFGNNVDVLLEKVLLQAEMLELKANPDRAANGVVIEASLDKGRGYVATMLVQTGTLRVGDYVVAGKNHGKVKALLDERGKNLKEAGPSIPATILGLDGAPTAGDKFRVYADESEGKAIANKREQLQRELSIRTKKHTTLEELGRRIALGEFKELNIILKGDVDGSVEALSDQLQRLSTEEISVKILHSGVGQITESDINLAAASDAIIIGFNVRAGANAKELADREEIEIRTYSVIYKAIDEVKEAMEGMLSPEIQEQVIGNVEIREVFKISKVGTIAGCMVLTGKVTRQSKVRLLRDGIVKFDGELESLKRFKDDVKEVTKGYECGLNLKGYNDIEIGDILEVYEEVAVKKKLK, from the coding sequence ATGCCAAAAATTAGATTAAATAAAGCGGTTAAGGAATTCAACATTTCGATGTCCAGATTAGTAGAGTTTTTACAGTCAAGGGGTTTCGAGGTTGAAAGCAATCCTAACGCTCAATTGGAAGAAGCGGCATATTCTGCATTGGAGGCTGAGTTTGCTAAAGACGGCGAACAAAGAAAGGCTTCCCATGAGGTGGTGATCACTAAAGTTCCGGAAGAAAAACTGGAAATTGAAGAAAAGAAAACCCCTGAAGTGATAAGAGCTAAAGCAAATAAACCAGAAACTAGAATTTTAGGTAAAATAGATTTGGAACCTAAGAAGCCTGAAGCTGAAGAGGCTCCTGCAGCTCCTGCAGTTCCTGTGGCTCCTGTTGCGACACCGGTTGAAGAAAAGAAAGAAGAAATCGTGAAAGAAGAACAACCGGAAGTTAAAGCAGCGCCTGAAAAGCAGGAATTTAAAGTTTTGGATAAAATTGATTTGTCTCAAATAGAATCTAGAAACAGACCTGTGAAAAAAGACAAACCAAAAATGGAGGAGAAAAAAGAAGAAGTTAAACCTGTGGAAACAGTAAAAGAAACTCCAAAACCAGTGGTTGCAGAGGAGAAAAAAGTGGAAACTCCAAAAACAGAGGCTGAGCCTGAATCTCAGGAACCACAGAAAATTGAGACAGTATATCAAAAACTTGACGGTCCTAAAATCGTTGGGGAAAAGATCGACTTGACTCAGTTTGCGCCGAAGCCGGGTGCCGGAGCAAAAAAGAAAAGAAAGAGAATTGAAAAACCTGGTCAGAATAACCAACAAGGTCAGGGGAATAATCAAAACTCAGGAAATAATAACCAAGGTGGTCAGGGCCAGGGAAACCGTCAGAATAATAACGGTGGACAAGGCGGAAACCGTCAAGGTCAGGGCGGACAAGGAAACCGTCCTCAAGGTCAGGGTGGCCAGGGTGGAAACCGTTTTGGAAATAACCAGGGTGGTGGAAACCGTCAGGGTCAAGGTGGTGGCTTCAAAAAAGGAGGTCAGAACAACAGACCAGGGCAAAGAGTTATGCCAGTTGAATTAACCGATGAGCAGGTTAAAAACCAGATCAAAGAAACATTAGAAAAACTTACTAATAAAGGAGGAAAATCTAAATCTGCAAAACACAGAAAAGACAAAAGAACTTTCCGTAGAGAGCAGGATGAGCGCCAGCAGGAGCTTGAAGCACAAGACAGAACTCTTAAAGTAACAGAATTCATCACAGTAGGTGAATTGGCAAGTTTGATGAATGTTTCTCCAACTGAAGTAATCTCTGCTTGTTTCTCATTAGGGGTAATGGTTACCATGAACCAGAGACTTGAAGCGGATACCTTATTATTAGTAGCAGATGAATTCGGTTATAAAATCGAATTCTCAGATGCTGATCTTGAAGATACAGATGCTGAAGATGAAGTGGATACTGAAGAAAGCTTATTGCAGAGAGCTCCTGTAGTTACTGTAATGGGACACGTTGACCACGGTAAAACTTCATTATTGGATTACATCAGAAAAACCAACGTAATTGCTGGTGAATCAGGAGGAATTACTCAGCACATCGGTGCTTATAATGTGAAGCTGGAAAATGGTCAGAGAATTACTTTCTTAGATACACCAGGTCACGAAGCCTTTACAGCGATGAGAGCAAGAGGGGCGCAGATCACGGATATTGCAATTATCGTAATTGCTGCCGATGATGATGTAATGCCACAAACAAAAGAAGCAATTGCTCACGCACAGGCTGCAGGAGTACCAATGATTATTGCTATCAACAAAGTGGATAAGCCGAATGCAAACCCGGACAACATCCGTCAGCAGTTATCAGGATTAAATCCACCAGTTTTAGTAGAAGAATGGGGTGGGAATGTTCAGGCACAGGAGATCTCAGCTAAATTCGGTAATAACGTAGATGTATTGTTGGAAAAAGTTTTACTACAGGCTGAAATGCTTGAGTTGAAAGCAAATCCTGACCGTGCAGCAAACGGAGTTGTTATTGAAGCATCTTTAGATAAAGGTAGAGGTTATGTAGCAACAATGTTGGTACAGACCGGAACTTTAAGAGTAGGTGATTATGTAGTAGCGGGTAAAAATCACGGTAAAGTAAAAGCTTTGCTTGATGAAAGAGGTAAAAATCTAAAAGAAGCAGGGCCATCAATTCCTGCAACAATTTTAGGTTTGGACGGAGCGCCTACTGCAGGTGATAAATTCCGCGTATATGCTGATGAAAGTGAAGGTAAAGCTATTGCCAATAAGAGAGAACAGCTGCAGAGGGAATTATCGATCAGAACCAAGAAGCATACAACCCTTGAGGAATTGGGTAGACGTATTGCTTTAGGAGAATTCAAAGAATTGAACATTATCCTTAAAGGAGACGTGGATGGTTCTGTAGAAGCTCTTTCTGATCAGTTACAAAGATTATCAACAGAAGAAATCAGTGTTAAGATTCTTCACTCAGGTGTTGGGCAGATCACTGAATCTGATATCAACTTAGCCGCAGCATCAGATGCGATTATCATTGGATTCAATGTAAGAGCGGGTGCCAATGCAAAAGAACTTGCCGATCGTGAGGAAATTGAGATCAGAACTTACTCTGTAATCTATAAAGCAATCGATGAAGTAAAAGAAGCGATGGAGGGAATGCTTTCTCCGGAAATTCAGGAACAGGTGATTGGTAATGTTGAAATCCGTGAGGTATTCAAGATTTCTAAAGTAGGAACAATTGCAGGTTGTATGGTTCTTACCGGAAAAGTAACAAGACAGTCTAAAGTACGTTTGCTAAGAGACGGTATTGTTAAATTCGATGGAGAACTGGAAAGTTTGAAACGTTTCAAAGATGATGTGAAGGAAGTAACAAAAGGTTACGAATGTGGTCTGAACCTTAAAGGTTATAATGATATTGAAATCGGAGATATTCTTGAAGTTTACGAAGAAGTAGCGGTTAAGAAAAAACTGAAATAA